Proteins encoded in a region of the Pseudomonas shahriarae genome:
- a CDS encoding EAL domain-containing protein has protein sequence MIVNAAVSEEFNALRVITLAADVTCADRLAGALSSMGVTALTNAQSLKDVEAWLLEQPVDVIVCEILPGCDDGLMLPSLLKGLHEAGAVAQLPSIFWTGKATLNAQLRDVKGGSVTAPHTGTQQFWIKYMGGVAISALESHARLARAAGILVEILREGATLELGDALRAVVLTRAKPDPQLCMTTFDALAEDEVINALTTGEGLRFVFQPQFELLSRRVVGAEALVRWKHPRFGEIPPSVLMPLVNRLGLDLLLFSLVEMWSIRAMLALKRENILIPIAVNASAKTICTPHFADRLATRMQQAGLPNRLLKIELTEDVHEPDELHLSASLTAIRAKGFQVSLDDFGTGAATLNLLANLSFDEMKIDGSFVRAVEQHSSSRKVIAGIVSWAGLLNLNLVAEGIEDESTIPLLHRLGCRVGQGYALARPMEIEAFLSFLIERGKHP, from the coding sequence ATGATCGTAAATGCCGCCGTGTCTGAGGAGTTCAACGCCCTACGCGTTATCACGTTGGCAGCTGACGTCACCTGTGCCGATCGGTTAGCCGGCGCGCTGAGCAGTATGGGCGTTACAGCGCTGACCAATGCTCAATCGTTGAAGGACGTGGAGGCATGGCTGTTGGAACAGCCGGTGGACGTCATCGTCTGCGAAATTCTCCCGGGATGTGATGATGGGCTGATGCTGCCAAGCCTGCTCAAGGGGCTGCACGAAGCCGGTGCCGTGGCGCAGTTGCCGAGTATCTTCTGGACCGGCAAAGCCACCTTGAATGCCCAACTGCGCGATGTGAAAGGGGGCAGCGTGACTGCCCCGCATACTGGCACCCAGCAGTTCTGGATCAAGTACATGGGGGGGGTGGCCATCAGTGCGTTGGAGTCTCATGCACGATTGGCCCGGGCTGCAGGGATCCTGGTGGAAATTCTGCGTGAAGGCGCAACCCTGGAACTGGGCGATGCCTTGCGAGCCGTGGTGCTGACCCGGGCGAAACCGGACCCGCAGTTGTGCATGACCACATTCGACGCCTTGGCCGAAGATGAAGTGATCAACGCGCTGACCACGGGGGAGGGATTGCGTTTTGTGTTCCAGCCACAATTCGAGCTGTTGAGCCGGCGTGTAGTGGGGGCTGAGGCGCTGGTGCGCTGGAAGCACCCGCGCTTTGGTGAAATCCCGCCGTCGGTGCTGATGCCGTTGGTTAACCGACTGGGCCTGGACCTGTTGCTGTTCAGCCTGGTGGAAATGTGGAGCATCAGGGCGATGCTGGCGCTCAAGCGTGAAAACATCCTGATCCCCATCGCGGTGAATGCATCGGCAAAAACCATTTGCACCCCACATTTTGCCGATCGCCTTGCCACACGGATGCAGCAGGCCGGCTTACCGAACCGTTTGCTGAAAATCGAGCTTACCGAGGACGTACACGAACCGGATGAGCTTCATCTTTCGGCATCACTGACGGCGATCCGCGCCAAGGGTTTCCAGGTGTCCCTGGATGATTTTGGTACCGGCGCGGCTACGCTGAACCTGTTGGCGAACCTATCGTTCGATGAGATGAAAATCGACGGCTCATTCGTGCGTGCTGTAGAGCAGCATTCCTCATCACGCAAGGTGATTGCGGGCATCGTCAGTTGGGCCGGCCTGCTGAATCTGAACCTGGTGGCCGAGGGCATTGAGGATGAGTCCACGATCCCTTTACTGCATCGCCTGGGCTGCCGCGTCGGGCAGGGTTATGCGCTGGCGCGGCCGATGGAAATCGAGGCCTTCTTGAGCTTCCTGATTGAGCGGGGGAAACACCCGTAA
- the proP gene encoding glycine betaine/L-proline transporter ProP, giving the protein MKSRKKSVGPIGLKDITIVDDAKMRKAITAAALGNAMEWFDFGVYGFVAFVLGKVFFPGADPGVQMIAALATFSVPFLIRPLGGLFFGALGDKYGRQKVLAATIVIMSLSTFAIGLIPSYASIGIWAPILLLLAKMAQGFSVGGEYTGASIFVAEYAPDRKRGFLGSWLDFGSIAGFVLGAGVVVGISSVLGEEQFLEWGWRLPFFLALPLGMIGLYLRHALEETPAFQQHVEKLEQGDREGLARGPRVSFKEIATQHWRSLMTCVGVVAVTNVTYYMLLTYMPSYLTHNLHYSENHGVLIIIAIMVGMLFVQPLIGFISDKVGRRPFIIAGSIGLLALAIPAFMLINSGKLGLIFAGLLILAVVLNFFIGVMASTLPAMFPTHIRYSALASAFNISVLIAGLTPTAVAWLVESTNDLYMPAYYLMVIAVVGLVTGLTMKETANKPLRGAAPAASDIEEARELLQEHHDNIEQKIEDLDEQIAELEAKRKNLAQQHPRID; this is encoded by the coding sequence ATGAAATCGCGCAAGAAAAGTGTCGGCCCTATCGGGTTGAAAGACATCACCATTGTCGACGACGCCAAGATGCGCAAGGCGATCACCGCCGCGGCGCTGGGCAATGCCATGGAGTGGTTCGACTTCGGCGTGTATGGCTTTGTCGCCTTCGTACTGGGCAAGGTGTTCTTTCCCGGCGCCGACCCTGGCGTACAGATGATCGCAGCGTTGGCAACCTTTTCCGTGCCGTTCCTGATCCGCCCCCTGGGGGGCCTGTTCTTCGGTGCGTTGGGGGATAAATACGGGCGGCAAAAAGTCCTCGCGGCCACCATCGTGATCATGTCCCTCAGTACCTTTGCCATCGGCCTGATCCCGTCCTATGCCTCGATAGGCATCTGGGCGCCGATCCTGTTGCTGTTGGCCAAAATGGCCCAGGGTTTCTCGGTGGGCGGGGAATATACCGGTGCCTCGATCTTCGTCGCCGAATACGCACCCGACCGCAAGCGCGGCTTTCTCGGCAGCTGGCTGGACTTCGGCTCCATTGCCGGCTTTGTACTCGGCGCCGGCGTGGTGGTCGGGATCTCGTCGGTACTGGGTGAAGAACAGTTCCTGGAATGGGGCTGGCGCCTGCCGTTTTTCCTCGCCCTGCCCCTGGGCATGATCGGCCTGTACCTGCGCCACGCCCTGGAGGAAACCCCGGCCTTCCAGCAGCACGTCGAGAAGCTCGAACAAGGTGACCGCGAAGGCCTGGCACGCGGCCCGCGCGTGTCGTTCAAGGAAATCGCCACCCAACACTGGCGCAGCCTGATGACCTGTGTCGGCGTGGTGGCGGTGACCAACGTCACCTACTACATGCTGCTCACCTACATGCCCAGCTACCTGACACACAACCTGCACTACAGCGAAAACCATGGCGTGCTGATCATCATCGCGATCATGGTGGGCATGCTGTTCGTGCAGCCCTTGATCGGCTTTATCAGCGACAAGGTCGGACGTCGGCCCTTTATCATCGCTGGCAGCATCGGCCTGCTGGCCCTGGCGATTCCGGCCTTTATGCTGATCAACAGCGGCAAGCTGGGGCTGATCTTTGCAGGCTTGCTGATACTGGCAGTGGTGCTGAACTTCTTTATCGGCGTGATGGCGTCTACCCTGCCGGCGATGTTCCCCACCCATATCCGCTATAGCGCCCTGGCCAGTGCATTCAACATCTCGGTGCTGATCGCCGGCCTGACCCCGACTGCCGTGGCCTGGCTGGTGGAAAGCACCAACGACCTGTATATGCCCGCCTACTACCTGATGGTCATTGCCGTGGTAGGCCTGGTCACCGGCCTGACCATGAAGGAAACCGCCAACAAACCCCTGCGCGGCGCGGCGCCGGCGGCGTCGGATATTGAAGAAGCTCGGGAGCTGTTGCAGGAACACCACGACAATATCGAACAGAAAATCGAAGACCTCGACGAGCAGATCGCCGAGCTGGAGGCCAAGCGCAAGAACCTGGCGCAACAGCATCCGCGGATTGACTGA
- a CDS encoding DUF2790 domain-containing protein — MNLLKLSIAALALSLSTVVLATGGSDRAFEALMSDNQKAMEAYALKHGKDRPVVQDYRYGMKLDIAKVVSVTPPIRSCDIVPSRMTYEDSSGKLNTIEYKVMGLCRNNGR, encoded by the coding sequence ATGAACCTGTTGAAACTGAGTATTGCTGCATTGGCGTTGTCATTGTCTACGGTCGTGCTCGCCACGGGAGGCAGTGATCGTGCATTTGAGGCGTTGATGAGCGATAACCAGAAAGCCATGGAGGCTTACGCGTTAAAACATGGCAAGGACCGGCCAGTGGTCCAGGACTATCGCTACGGGATGAAACTGGACATCGCCAAGGTGGTCAGCGTGACCCCGCCGATCCGCTCCTGTGACATCGTACCGTCGCGGATGACCTACGAAGACTCGAGCGGCAAGCTCAATACCATCGAATATAAAGTCATGGGGCTGTGCCGTAACAATGGCCGCTGA
- a CDS encoding GNAT family N-acetyltransferase — MISIREATIEDIPLLQELGMKTYREHFSEIWTAAGMQNFLNEDFSTREMQKSIESPAHHCWLIAFDETNHAVGFSKVNWSKPMPLPGQVGSELQKIYFLKSQAGKGYGKQLLQLIHQYAKDRKEGSIWLDVLKSNTSAQRFYENCGFEALGEIPFSTDKADIGMVVMRCDLSR; from the coding sequence GTGATCAGCATTCGGGAAGCAACCATAGAAGACATCCCCCTCCTTCAGGAACTCGGCATGAAGACATACCGAGAGCATTTCTCTGAAATCTGGACCGCTGCGGGCATGCAGAACTTCCTGAACGAAGATTTCTCGACCCGCGAAATGCAGAAATCCATCGAGTCGCCTGCCCATCACTGCTGGCTCATCGCATTTGACGAAACCAACCACGCCGTAGGCTTTTCAAAGGTCAACTGGTCCAAACCTATGCCCCTGCCTGGTCAGGTTGGCAGTGAGCTACAGAAAATTTACTTCCTCAAGTCACAGGCGGGCAAAGGCTACGGAAAGCAACTCTTGCAGCTTATCCACCAGTACGCAAAAGACCGTAAGGAAGGCTCTATCTGGTTGGATGTGCTGAAGTCCAATACCAGTGCACAGCGCTTTTATGAAAACTGCGGATTTGAGGCACTCGGCGAAATCCCGTTCAGTACCGACAAGGCCGACATCGGGATGGTTGTAATGCGCTGCGATCTTTCCCGGTAG
- a CDS encoding DUF6434 domain-containing protein, with the protein MSFDWHSGPITRTTPLDKHYRNTQKVRQFLIGECGESFKFDRAFMAWIKSSEPLTMGDVADQWNRTRSSLPQAHRPGKELDQ; encoded by the coding sequence ATGAGCTTCGACTGGCACTCCGGCCCCATCACCCGCACCACCCCACTGGACAAGCACTACAGGAATACACAGAAGGTGCGCCAGTTCCTGATCGGCGAGTGCGGGGAGTCATTCAAGTTCGATCGGGCGTTCATGGCCTGGATCAAGAGTAGCGAGCCCTTGACCATGGGGGACGTGGCGGATCAGTGGAATCGGACTCGATCATCCTTGCCCCAGGCACACCGACCCGGGAAAGAGTTGGATCAGTAA
- a CDS encoding DUF2938 domain-containing protein, which translates to METAEMVLRMVLVGLGATLIMDLSALIQARVFGSASLDYRLVGRWLGHMPKGQFRHASIVAAHPTRHESLIGWGFHYVTGVVFAMVLLAFQGQAWLCSPSLMPALLTGLISVLAPFCIMQPAFGFGFAASKTPTPNRARRRSLLAHLTFGAGLFVAGWLLIQLFPGSVCLGQG; encoded by the coding sequence ATGGAAACCGCTGAGATGGTACTGCGTATGGTGCTGGTTGGGCTGGGGGCCACGTTGATCATGGACCTGTCAGCGTTGATTCAAGCACGGGTATTTGGCAGCGCATCGCTGGACTACAGGCTTGTCGGCCGTTGGCTGGGCCACATGCCCAAAGGACAGTTTCGCCACGCCTCGATTGTGGCTGCGCACCCTACCCGACATGAAAGCCTGATTGGCTGGGGGTTCCACTACGTCACCGGTGTTGTCTTCGCGATGGTGCTTCTGGCATTCCAAGGGCAGGCCTGGCTCTGCAGCCCCTCGCTGATGCCCGCGTTACTGACGGGCTTGATCAGCGTGCTTGCACCGTTCTGCATCATGCAGCCCGCCTTTGGTTTCGGCTTCGCCGCTTCCAAGACGCCGACACCGAACCGAGCCAGGCGCCGAAGCCTGCTTGCCCACCTCACGTTTGGTGCCGGGTTGTTTGTGGCGGGCTGGTTACTGATCCAACTCTTTCCCGGGTCGGTGTGCCTGGGGCAAGGATGA
- a CDS encoding helix-turn-helix domain-containing protein: MKEMDIGEVARRCGLPSSTLRYYEEKGLIRSIGRRGLSRVFAADVLERLSLITLGQSAAFSLDDIATMLDADGQPAIDHQRLAEKADELDRTIQQLSAIRDGLRRAAACPVARHIECANFQKILSAVKTGSVRRNTSNRSQSHLKTAKIKGGRTP; encoded by the coding sequence ATGAAAGAAATGGATATCGGTGAAGTGGCACGCCGCTGCGGCCTACCGTCTTCGACCCTGCGGTACTACGAGGAAAAAGGCCTTATCCGCTCCATAGGTCGCCGTGGCCTGAGCCGGGTATTTGCTGCGGATGTACTTGAACGCCTGTCATTGATCACCCTCGGCCAGTCTGCGGCGTTTTCCCTGGACGATATCGCCACCATGCTGGACGCGGATGGCCAGCCGGCCATTGACCACCAGCGGCTGGCCGAAAAGGCTGATGAGCTGGACCGTACGATCCAGCAGCTCAGCGCCATACGTGATGGACTGCGGCGTGCTGCGGCCTGCCCTGTGGCGCGGCATATCGAGTGCGCGAACTTTCAAAAAATCCTGAGCGCTGTGAAGACGGGCAGCGTGAGGAGAAATACCAGCAACAGGTCTCAATCACACCTCAAGACCGCCAAGATCAAAGGGGGTCGAACCCCCTGA
- a CDS encoding endonuclease (3' incision activity; acts with UvrC), translating to MPLRPMPPALPFEYPAHLRAQAEAAPRAPGVYFFYAQGDSMPLYIGKSVDIRSRLLAHLHTPEEARMLRQAQRIEYQQTAGEIGALLLESRLIKELQPLKNKRLRRQRRLCSLRMHQGKLEIIDTTALAEGPQLYGLFRTRRMAIEALMLLADEHRLCHSLLGIEPANAKGCFRAQIRKCAGACRGDETHAAHTERLLQALAHWAVHRWPYPAAIALHERHGQMEQYHVVDNWRYIGTYASEAEARLAPALPPQSFDADSYKILVRPVLFESARVVVLS from the coding sequence ATGCCTCTACGACCGATGCCCCCTGCCCTGCCCTTCGAATACCCTGCCCACCTTCGCGCCCAGGCCGAAGCTGCGCCGCGTGCGCCCGGCGTGTATTTTTTCTACGCGCAAGGCGATTCGATGCCGCTGTATATCGGTAAAAGTGTCGATATCCGCAGCCGTCTGCTGGCACACCTGCACACTCCCGAAGAAGCGCGCATGCTGCGTCAGGCACAGCGGATCGAGTACCAGCAGACCGCTGGGGAAATCGGTGCACTGTTGCTGGAGTCGCGCCTGATCAAAGAGCTGCAGCCCCTGAAGAACAAGCGCCTGCGCAGGCAGCGACGCCTGTGCTCGCTGCGCATGCACCAAGGCAAACTCGAGATCATCGACACCACCGCGCTAGCTGAGGGGCCACAGTTGTACGGACTGTTCCGCACCCGGCGCATGGCAATCGAAGCGTTGATGCTGCTCGCCGACGAGCATCGCCTCTGTCATAGCCTGTTGGGTATAGAGCCAGCCAACGCAAAGGGCTGTTTCCGCGCGCAGATCCGTAAATGCGCCGGGGCATGCCGGGGCGACGAAACCCATGCAGCCCATACCGAACGTTTGCTGCAGGCATTGGCGCACTGGGCCGTCCACCGCTGGCCATACCCCGCGGCCATTGCGCTGCACGAACGCCATGGCCAGATGGAGCAATACCACGTCGTGGACAACTGGCGGTACATCGGGACTTATGCCTCGGAGGCCGAAGCCCGATTGGCGCCGGCCCTCCCGCCGCAGTCCTTCGATGCTGACAGCTACAAAATTCTTGTCCGTCCGGTGCTGTTCGAGAGCGCCCGTGTGGTGGTGCTGTCGTAG